In Streptomyces showdoensis, the following proteins share a genomic window:
- a CDS encoding SulP family inorganic anion transporter, translated as MKPLRFRAVPGVRALASYRRAWLAKDLVAGVVLTTLLVPQGMAYAELAGLPPITGLYTTVLCLLGYAVAGPSRILVLGPDSSLGPMIAATVLPLVEADGDPARAVALASALALMVAAVMILASVAKLGFVADLISKPTMIGYMNGLALTILIGQLPKLLGFSVGADDLVGEFTGFLRKLGEGATVPAAAAVGCGGILVILVLQRFLPKVPAVLVMVVLSIAAATVFDLGEHGVSLVGELPEGLPPFTIPDVRLADLSLLLAGALGIALVSLADTISNASAFAARQGQEVRGNQEMAAIGVANLAAGPFQGFPVSTSGSRTAVAERAGARSQLTGVVGAVLIVLMLVLVPGLFRNLPQPALAAVVITASLSLADVPGAVRLWRQRRTEFLLCCAAFVGVALIGVLAGIGVAVALSVLNVFRRSWWPYRTVLGRVGGLEGYHDVRSHPAAQRLPGLVIYRFDAPLVFANARAFRDEIRRLAGTDPPPRWILIAAEPMTDVDTTAADMLEELDEELDAKGVRLVFAELKDPVRRRIEQYGLTRTLDPRRFFPTVEGAVAAYRRRTGAEWAPADEVREGYGNGEASGNGNANGRP; from the coding sequence GTGAAGCCCCTCCGGTTCCGGGCGGTCCCCGGGGTCCGCGCGCTGGCCTCGTACCGGCGCGCGTGGCTGGCCAAGGACCTGGTCGCGGGCGTCGTGCTCACCACCCTGCTGGTGCCGCAGGGCATGGCGTACGCGGAACTGGCGGGGCTGCCGCCCATCACCGGCCTGTACACGACGGTCCTCTGCCTGCTCGGCTACGCGGTGGCCGGGCCGTCCCGGATCCTGGTGCTCGGCCCGGACTCCTCGCTCGGGCCGATGATCGCCGCGACCGTGCTGCCGCTGGTGGAGGCCGACGGGGATCCGGCGCGGGCGGTCGCCCTGGCGTCGGCGCTCGCGCTGATGGTGGCGGCCGTGATGATCCTGGCCTCGGTCGCGAAGCTGGGCTTCGTCGCCGACCTGATCTCCAAACCCACCATGATCGGCTACATGAACGGCCTGGCGCTGACCATCCTGATCGGCCAGCTACCCAAACTGCTCGGCTTCTCGGTCGGGGCGGACGACCTGGTCGGCGAGTTCACCGGCTTCCTGCGGAAGCTGGGCGAAGGGGCGACGGTGCCGGCCGCCGCCGCGGTCGGCTGCGGCGGGATCCTCGTCATCCTGGTCCTCCAGCGCTTCCTGCCCAAGGTCCCCGCGGTGCTGGTGATGGTCGTCCTGTCGATCGCCGCCGCCACCGTCTTCGACCTGGGCGAGCACGGCGTGTCCCTGGTCGGCGAACTGCCCGAGGGCCTGCCGCCCTTCACGATCCCCGACGTCCGCCTCGCCGACCTGTCGCTGCTGCTCGCCGGCGCGCTCGGGATCGCCCTGGTGTCCCTGGCCGACACCATCTCGAACGCCTCGGCCTTCGCTGCCCGGCAGGGCCAGGAGGTGCGCGGCAACCAGGAGATGGCCGCCATCGGCGTGGCCAACCTGGCGGCCGGCCCCTTCCAGGGCTTCCCGGTGAGCACCAGCGGATCCCGTACGGCGGTCGCGGAGCGCGCGGGGGCCAGGAGCCAGCTCACCGGGGTCGTCGGGGCGGTGCTCATCGTCCTCATGCTGGTGCTGGTGCCGGGGCTGTTCCGCAACCTCCCCCAGCCCGCCCTCGCCGCCGTGGTCATCACCGCCTCGCTGTCGCTGGCCGACGTCCCGGGCGCCGTCCGGCTGTGGCGACAGCGCCGGACCGAGTTCCTGCTGTGCTGCGCGGCCTTCGTCGGGGTGGCCCTGATCGGCGTGCTGGCCGGGATCGGCGTCGCCGTGGCGCTGTCCGTCCTCAACGTCTTCCGCCGCTCGTGGTGGCCGTACCGCACGGTGCTGGGGCGGGTGGGGGGCCTGGAGGGCTACCACGACGTCCGCTCCCACCCGGCGGCCCAGCGGCTGCCGGGCCTGGTCATCTACCGCTTCGACGCCCCGCTGGTCTTCGCGAACGCCCGGGCCTTCCGCGACGAGATCCGGCGCCTGGCGGGCACCGACCCGCCGCCGCGCTGGATCCTGATCGCGGCCGAGCCGATGACCGACGTGGACACCACCGCCGCGGACATGCTGGAGGAGCTGGACGAGGAGCTCGACGCGAAGGGCGTGCGGCTGGTCTTCGCCGAGCTCAAGGACCCGGTGCGGCGCAGGATCGAGCAGTACGGGCTCACGCGCACGCTCGACCCCCGGCGCTTCTTCCCCACCGTCGAGGGGGCCGTGGCCGCGTACCGACGCCGGACGGGGGCGGAGTGGGCGCCCGCGGACGAGGTCCGGGAGGGGTACGGGAACGGCGAGGCGAGCGGGAACGGGAACGCGAACGGCCGTCCGTGA
- a CDS encoding LacI family DNA-binding transcriptional regulator has protein sequence MTRRLAQVAKKVGVSEATVSRVLNGKPGVSEATRQSVLTALDVLGYERPTQLRGERARLVGLVLPELQNPIFPAFAEVIGGALAQQGLTPVLCTQTKGGVSEADYVDLLLQQQVSGVVFAGGLFAQADAPHDHYHQLAERNIPVVLINASIEGLDFPCVACDDAVAVEQAWRHLASLGHEKIGLLLGPADHVPSRRKLQAARAAAEAAGTPLPEERIVRSIFSLEGGQAAANGLLEQGVTGIVCASDPLALGAIRAARRRGLVVPGDVSVVGFDDSAFMNCTEPPLSTVRQPIEAMGRAAVELLCSQIQGVHSHPGELLFEPELVVRGSTAPPPAR, from the coding sequence ATGACGCGACGACTTGCTCAGGTGGCGAAAAAGGTGGGGGTCAGCGAGGCGACGGTCAGCCGTGTCCTCAACGGCAAGCCGGGAGTCTCCGAGGCCACCCGGCAGTCCGTGCTCACCGCCCTGGACGTGCTCGGCTACGAGCGCCCCACCCAGCTCAGGGGAGAGCGCGCCCGGCTCGTCGGACTCGTCCTGCCCGAGCTGCAGAACCCCATCTTCCCGGCCTTCGCCGAGGTCATCGGCGGCGCCCTCGCCCAGCAGGGACTCACCCCGGTCCTCTGCACCCAGACCAAGGGCGGCGTCTCCGAGGCCGACTACGTGGACCTGCTCCTCCAGCAGCAGGTCTCCGGAGTGGTCTTCGCGGGAGGGCTGTTCGCCCAGGCCGACGCCCCGCACGACCACTACCACCAGCTCGCCGAGCGCAACATCCCGGTCGTCCTCATCAACGCCTCCATCGAGGGGCTCGACTTCCCCTGCGTCGCCTGCGACGACGCCGTCGCCGTCGAACAGGCCTGGCGCCACCTGGCCTCGCTCGGCCACGAGAAGATCGGGCTGCTCCTGGGCCCCGCCGACCACGTGCCCTCCCGGCGCAAGCTCCAGGCCGCGCGCGCCGCGGCCGAGGCGGCCGGCACCCCGCTGCCCGAGGAGCGAATCGTGCGCTCGATCTTCTCACTCGAAGGCGGGCAGGCCGCCGCCAACGGCCTGCTGGAGCAGGGTGTCACCGGCATCGTCTGCGCCAGCGACCCCCTCGCCCTGGGCGCCATCCGGGCCGCCCGCCGGCGCGGGCTCGTCGTCCCCGGCGACGTCTCGGTCGTCGGTTTCGACGACTCCGCCTTCATGAACTGCACCGAGCCGCCGCTGTCCACCGTGCGCCAGCCCATCGAGGCGATGGGCCGGGCCGCCGTCGAGCTGCTCTGCTCCCAGATCCAGGGCGTGCACTCGCACCCGGGCGAGCTGCTCTTCGAGCCCGAGCTCGTCGTGCGCGGCTCCACCGCCCCGCCGCCCGCCCGCTAG
- a CDS encoding glycosyltransferase family 2 protein — MPLPRIGVVIVTMGNRPRELEALLASVEKQDVPATRVVLVGNATPLTDVMTDATKIPLEENLGCPGGRNVGLEFLRDSGEVDVVVELDDDGLLIADDVFRTVQRLFAEDPELGIVGFRVADEHGHTERRWIPRLRADDPMRGGEVTAFLGGGHAFSMPMLRQTGLWPGEFFFTHEESDLAWRALDAGWKIVYEPELVLQHPRTSPARHAVYYRNTARNRVWLARRRLPVPLIPVYLGVWILITLLRTREAAGLKAWWGGFFEGVRTPCGPRKAMRWSTVRRMTRLGRPPIL; from the coding sequence ATGCCTTTGCCGCGCATCGGAGTCGTCATCGTCACCATGGGCAACCGCCCGCGGGAGCTGGAGGCGCTGCTCGCTTCGGTGGAGAAGCAGGACGTCCCCGCGACCCGGGTGGTCCTGGTGGGCAACGCGACGCCCCTGACCGACGTCATGACGGACGCGACCAAGATCCCGCTGGAGGAGAACCTCGGCTGCCCCGGCGGCCGCAACGTCGGCCTGGAGTTCCTGCGCGACTCGGGCGAGGTCGACGTCGTCGTCGAGCTGGACGACGACGGCCTGCTCATCGCCGACGACGTGTTCCGCACGGTCCAGCGGCTCTTCGCGGAGGACCCGGAGCTGGGGATCGTCGGCTTCCGGGTCGCCGACGAGCACGGGCACACCGAGCGGCGGTGGATCCCCCGGCTGCGGGCGGACGACCCGATGCGCGGCGGCGAGGTGACCGCCTTCCTGGGCGGCGGCCACGCCTTCTCGATGCCGATGCTCCGTCAGACCGGGCTGTGGCCGGGCGAGTTCTTCTTCACGCACGAGGAGTCCGACCTGGCCTGGCGCGCCCTGGACGCGGGCTGGAAGATCGTCTACGAGCCGGAGCTCGTCCTGCAGCACCCCCGGACCTCCCCGGCCCGGCACGCGGTCTACTACCGCAACACCGCCCGGAACCGCGTGTGGCTGGCCCGCCGCCGGCTCCCGGTCCCGCTGATCCCGGTCTACCTCGGCGTGTGGATCCTCATCACCCTGCTGCGCACCCGGGAGGCGGCGGGCCTCAAGGCCTGGTGGGGCGGCTTCTTCGAGGGGGTGCGAACCCCCTGCGGCCCGCGGAAGGCGATGCGGTGGAGCACGGTCCGGCGCATGACGCGACTGGGCCGCCCGCCGATCCTCTGA
- a CDS encoding cation-translocating P-type ATPase, whose product MTERSDSAGRPRLASEDDWYIRAPDEVLGALAVDPEVGLSSARAAELLAAQGPNALPGERPVPAWRRFLGQYRSYMQLVLVAAAVVSALIQEWTTAVLLLVLTLLNAVVGLRQEGKAESAMNALRSMMKATARVRRDGAEAEIPAEGLVVGDIVLVSAGDQVGADGRIVAASALQIDESALTGESVPAAKEAGALSGPLPTPGDRTNMAYMNTPVTHGSGVLVVTATGAGTELGRISGMLSATEKEVPPLTRELDTLTLWITAAAGLTMIVMFALGRQRDQAWDALFVSAVSLAIAAIPEALPTVTQAILSVGSLNLAKRNAIVKELPSVETLAFTSAINSDKTGTLTLNQVTVVEVVSPTDRYAVSGTGYALEGRVRHAAGSAAGVEEAILPYLVANDAKLVDGQVVGDPTEAALLVLGHKAGLDADATRERLPRLATLPFDPGYKLMATFHATVDASGGEVVRCFVKGAVPAVVARATTALAAGGTVPWDAALAARAEEETGRMGGEGLRVMAAATRDLDPAAFDPDGDLLGYVTGLRVTSLVGMVDPPREEAGEAVAGAQAGHIRVRMVTGDDVTTGAAIARRLGIPGEAMLGADFAALGEEERLARIDSIGVVGRVAPEHKVLLAETLKKKGEVVAMTGDGVNDAPAIKAADIGIAMGSGTDVAKNAGRMILSDDNFATIVYAVRQGRRIYDNLTKYIRFVLLLLVTFVVTFLGATVFDIAAGEPFTPPQVLWIHFVVNASFGFALGFDRESPGLMRRRPRPRGESVLTRPVLVTVGLGGLAITALLLGLVALGREHFGSVETGQSIAFTAFSLCLIVAAFECRSETESILTTSTFDSRQMNWVALAQLALAVLVTQLDGFRHLLGTTRIDARQFGWAVLAALVLLVLWELGKLLARRSRAA is encoded by the coding sequence ATGACGGAACGGTCGGATTCCGCGGGAAGGCCGCGCCTGGCCTCGGAGGATGACTGGTACATCCGTGCGCCCGACGAGGTCCTGGGCGCGCTCGCTGTCGACCCCGAGGTCGGTCTCTCCTCGGCGCGGGCCGCGGAACTGCTGGCGGCCCAGGGCCCGAACGCGCTCCCCGGGGAGCGGCCGGTCCCGGCCTGGCGCCGTTTCCTCGGCCAGTACCGCAGCTACATGCAGCTCGTCCTCGTGGCGGCCGCGGTCGTCTCCGCGCTCATCCAGGAGTGGACGACCGCGGTGCTGCTCCTCGTCCTGACCCTGCTCAACGCGGTCGTCGGTCTGCGCCAGGAGGGCAAGGCCGAGAGCGCGATGAACGCGCTGCGGTCGATGATGAAGGCGACGGCCCGGGTGCGCAGGGACGGGGCGGAGGCCGAGATCCCCGCCGAGGGGCTGGTCGTCGGGGACATCGTGCTCGTCTCGGCCGGGGACCAGGTGGGCGCGGACGGCCGGATCGTCGCGGCCAGCGCCCTGCAGATCGACGAATCGGCGCTCACCGGCGAGAGCGTGCCCGCCGCCAAGGAGGCCGGGGCGCTGTCCGGTCCCCTGCCGACGCCGGGCGACCGGACCAACATGGCGTACATGAACACCCCGGTCACCCACGGCAGCGGCGTGCTCGTCGTGACCGCGACCGGGGCCGGCACCGAACTCGGCAGGATCTCCGGGATGCTGTCGGCCACCGAGAAGGAGGTCCCGCCGCTCACCCGGGAGCTCGACACCCTGACGCTCTGGATCACCGCGGCGGCCGGTCTGACGATGATCGTGATGTTCGCCCTCGGGCGCCAGCGCGACCAGGCCTGGGACGCCCTGTTCGTCAGCGCGGTCTCGCTGGCCATCGCCGCCATCCCCGAGGCCCTGCCGACCGTCACGCAGGCGATCCTGTCCGTCGGCAGCCTCAACCTGGCCAAGCGGAACGCCATCGTCAAGGAGCTGCCGTCGGTCGAGACCCTGGCGTTCACATCGGCGATCAACTCGGACAAGACGGGCACCCTGACGCTGAACCAGGTGACGGTCGTCGAGGTGGTGAGCCCCACCGACCGCTACGCCGTCTCGGGCACGGGCTACGCCCTCGAGGGCCGGGTCCGGCACGCGGCGGGCTCCGCCGCCGGCGTCGAGGAGGCGATCCTGCCGTACCTCGTGGCCAACGACGCCAAGCTGGTGGACGGCCAGGTGGTGGGCGACCCCACGGAGGCGGCGCTGCTGGTCCTCGGGCACAAGGCGGGGCTGGACGCCGACGCCACCCGGGAGCGCCTCCCCCGGCTGGCCACGCTGCCGTTCGACCCGGGCTACAAGCTGATGGCCACCTTCCACGCCACGGTCGACGCCTCCGGGGGCGAGGTGGTCCGCTGCTTCGTCAAGGGCGCGGTCCCCGCGGTGGTGGCCCGCGCCACCACCGCCCTCGCGGCGGGCGGCACGGTCCCGTGGGACGCCGCCCTGGCCGCGCGCGCCGAGGAGGAGACCGGCCGGATGGGCGGCGAGGGACTCCGGGTGATGGCCGCGGCCACCCGCGACCTGGACCCGGCCGCGTTCGACCCGGACGGCGACCTCCTCGGGTACGTCACCGGGCTGCGGGTGACGAGCCTCGTCGGCATGGTCGACCCGCCCCGCGAGGAGGCCGGGGAGGCGGTCGCGGGCGCCCAGGCGGGGCACATCCGGGTGCGGATGGTCACCGGTGACGACGTCACCACCGGGGCGGCGATCGCCCGTCGTCTGGGCATCCCCGGCGAGGCGATGCTGGGCGCCGACTTCGCCGCCCTCGGCGAGGAGGAGCGGCTCGCCCGGATCGACTCCATCGGCGTGGTGGGGCGGGTGGCGCCGGAGCACAAGGTGCTGCTGGCGGAGACCCTCAAGAAGAAGGGCGAGGTCGTGGCCATGACCGGCGACGGCGTCAACGACGCGCCCGCCATCAAGGCCGCGGACATCGGCATCGCCATGGGCAGCGGCACGGACGTGGCGAAGAACGCCGGCCGCATGATCCTCTCCGACGACAACTTCGCCACGATCGTCTACGCCGTGCGGCAGGGCCGCAGGATCTACGACAACCTCACCAAGTACATCCGGTTCGTGCTGCTCCTGCTGGTGACCTTCGTGGTCACCTTCCTCGGCGCCACGGTCTTCGACATCGCGGCGGGCGAGCCGTTCACCCCGCCGCAGGTGCTGTGGATCCACTTCGTGGTCAACGCCTCCTTCGGCTTCGCGCTGGGCTTCGACCGGGAGAGCCCCGGCCTGATGCGGCGCAGGCCGCGGCCACGCGGCGAGTCGGTGCTCACCCGGCCGGTGCTGGTGACGGTCGGCCTCGGCGGGCTGGCGATCACGGCCCTGCTGCTGGGGCTCGTCGCACTCGGCAGGGAGCACTTCGGCAGCGTCGAGACCGGGCAGTCGATCGCGTTCACCGCCTTCTCGCTCTGTCTGATCGTGGCCGCCTTCGAGTGCCGCAGCGAGACGGAGTCGATCCTCACCACCTCCACCTTCGACAGCCGTCAGATGAACTGGGTGGCGCTGGCCCAGCTGGCGCTCGCGGTCCTCGTGACCCAGCTGGACGGCTTCCGGCACCTGCTGGGGACGACCCGGATCGACGCCCGGCAGTTCGGCTGGGCGGTGCTGGCCGCGCTCGTGCTCCTGGTCCTGTGGGAGCTGGGCAAGCTCCTGGCGCGGCGGTCCAGGGCCGCGTGA
- a CDS encoding three-helix bundle dimerization domain-containing protein, whose amino-acid sequence MGRGNGVAMTVEERAPYVGEDGSGDGPGGPCAPDAVADAAPGSSDEEFTLDGLVARLAAAYPSVDAAAVEVAVRRAYGHFERARIRAYLPILVERRSRKALDVVRASGSGPAPDGGPRGPEPAAEPGPATDRRQDDDGTVGFRGKAAPGLGG is encoded by the coding sequence GTGGGACGTGGCAACGGTGTGGCCATGACGGTGGAGGAGCGGGCTCCGTACGTCGGCGAGGACGGTTCCGGCGACGGTCCGGGCGGTCCCTGCGCGCCGGACGCGGTCGCGGACGCGGCGCCCGGTTCCTCGGACGAGGAGTTCACCCTGGACGGCCTCGTGGCCCGGCTCGCCGCCGCCTACCCCTCGGTCGACGCGGCCGCCGTCGAGGTCGCGGTCCGCCGTGCGTACGGCCACTTCGAGCGGGCCAGGATCCGGGCGTACCTGCCCATCCTGGTCGAACGCCGGTCGCGGAAAGCGCTCGACGTCGTCCGCGCGAGCGGCTCCGGCCCGGCGCCCGACGGCGGGCCGCGCGGTCCGGAGCCGGCTGCGGAGCCGGGGCCGGCCACGGATCGGAGGCAGGACGATGACGGAACGGTCGGATTCCGCGGGAAGGCCGCGCCTGGCCTCGGAGGATGA
- a CDS encoding alpha/beta hydrolase, with protein sequence MSADRPDSPSDGPSGRKGGDGPDPAAPGTADDTPPPRADGPPPDADAPPPGGDVPPPGTDAPPPAGEPPAGDGEHGKRRWSPRLTLPGCWGALLLACLSFTPSLLPRGGVLQGLIAGISGAIGYGLGVVAAFVWRAFADREARPAARRSWQVLAVAAVVLFGVAFGLGQYWQHEIRGLMGVTDYNALTTVACPFVAVLVFWLLLLAGRGLRRLYRWAARLLGRWVGEKAAKAVGWILVAALAWSAFSGVLLAGIVNAANEAFSLRDTKTPEGVHQPVSPLRSGGPGSLVPWDTLGYQGRAFTGSGPTAAQIGAFTHRAAQEPVRAYAGLETADDTERRAERAVADLQRAGGFERANLLVMTTTGSGWVDPAAVDSFEYLADGDTASVALQYSYLPSWLSYLVDQSKAREAGRELFDAVYGVWSKLPQDHRPRLFVAGESLGSFGGEAAFSGEYDLRNRTAGTLFAGPPNFNTLFREFSDHREPGSPEIEPVYREGRTVRFTDDPATAIPPADRPWDGTRVLYLMHPSDPIVWWSPNLAFSEPDWISETPGSDVLGSMVWIPFVTFWQVTADLPFSTGVPDGHGHTYKAAYVDGWDAVMRPAGFTPQDLERLKEIVSPPE encoded by the coding sequence ATGAGTGCTGATCGGCCGGATTCCCCGTCGGACGGACCGTCCGGGCGGAAGGGCGGCGACGGGCCCGACCCGGCCGCGCCCGGCACCGCGGACGACACCCCGCCGCCCCGTGCGGACGGCCCGCCGCCCGATGCGGACGCACCGCCACCCGGTGGGGACGTACCGCCTCCCGGTACGGACGCACCGCCGCCCGCCGGGGAACCGCCGGCGGGTGACGGGGAGCACGGGAAGCGCCGGTGGTCGCCTCGCCTCACGCTCCCCGGCTGCTGGGGCGCGCTCCTCCTCGCCTGTCTCTCCTTCACCCCCTCGCTGCTCCCGCGCGGCGGCGTCCTACAGGGCCTGATCGCCGGCATCAGCGGGGCCATCGGGTACGGACTCGGGGTCGTCGCCGCCTTCGTGTGGCGCGCGTTCGCCGACCGGGAGGCCCGGCCCGCCGCGCGCCGGTCCTGGCAGGTCCTGGCCGTCGCCGCGGTCGTGCTGTTCGGGGTCGCGTTCGGGCTCGGCCAGTACTGGCAGCACGAGATCCGCGGGCTGATGGGCGTCACCGACTACAACGCCCTCACCACCGTGGCCTGCCCGTTCGTCGCCGTGCTCGTCTTCTGGCTGCTGCTGCTCGCCGGGCGGGGGCTGCGGCGCCTGTACCGCTGGGCGGCCCGTCTCCTCGGGCGCTGGGTCGGCGAGAAGGCCGCGAAGGCGGTCGGCTGGATCCTGGTGGCGGCCCTGGCCTGGTCGGCGTTCAGCGGGGTGCTGCTGGCGGGGATCGTGAACGCGGCCAACGAGGCCTTCTCGCTGCGCGACACGAAGACGCCGGAGGGCGTGCACCAGCCCGTCTCTCCCCTGCGCTCGGGCGGGCCCGGTTCGCTGGTGCCGTGGGACACGCTGGGCTACCAGGGCCGGGCCTTCACCGGCAGCGGGCCGACGGCGGCGCAGATCGGCGCGTTCACGCACCGTGCGGCGCAGGAGCCGGTCCGGGCCTACGCCGGTCTGGAGACGGCGGACGACACGGAGCGCCGGGCCGAGCGGGCGGTCGCGGACCTCCAGCGTGCGGGCGGCTTCGAACGGGCGAACCTGCTGGTCATGACCACCACCGGGAGCGGCTGGGTGGACCCGGCCGCCGTCGACTCCTTCGAGTACCTCGCCGACGGCGACACAGCCAGTGTGGCGCTGCAGTACTCGTACCTTCCGTCGTGGCTCTCCTACCTGGTCGACCAGTCCAAGGCCCGCGAGGCCGGCCGCGAACTGTTCGACGCCGTCTACGGCGTCTGGTCCAAGCTGCCCCAGGACCACCGCCCGCGGTTGTTCGTGGCGGGCGAGAGCCTGGGGTCGTTCGGCGGCGAGGCGGCCTTCAGCGGGGAGTACGACCTGCGCAACCGCACGGCCGGCACCCTGTTCGCGGGGCCGCCCAACTTCAACACCCTCTTCCGCGAGTTCAGCGACCACCGCGAGCCGGGCAGCCCGGAGATCGAGCCGGTCTACAGGGAGGGGCGGACCGTACGGTTCACGGACGACCCGGCCACGGCGATCCCGCCGGCGGACCGGCCGTGGGACGGGACGCGAGTGCTGTACCTGATGCACCCCTCCGACCCGATCGTCTGGTGGAGCCCGAACCTGGCGTTCTCGGAGCCCGACTGGATCAGCGAGACCCCCGGCAGCGACGTGCTCGGCTCGATGGTGTGGATCCCGTTCGTGACGTTCTGGCAGGTCACCGCCGACCTTCCGTTCTCCACGGGGGTGCCGGACGGCCACGGCCACACGTACAAGGCCGCGTACGTGGACGGCTGGGACGCCGTCATGCGGCCGGCCGGGTTCACGCCGCAGGACCTGGAGCGGCTGAAGGAGATCGTCAGCCCGCCGGAGTGA